One genomic segment of Scophthalmus maximus strain ysfricsl-2021 chromosome 3, ASM2237912v1, whole genome shotgun sequence includes these proteins:
- the dnajc11a gene encoding dnaJ homolog subfamily C member 11a, translating into MAASLDEDELGSDDYYSLLNVRREATQDELKAAYRRLCMLYHPDKHRDPELKRQAEHLFNLVHEAYEVLRDPQSRAIYDIYGKRGLDVEGWEVVERKRTPAEIREEYERLQTEREERRLQQRTNPKGTISVGIDATDLFDRYEEDYEDAVGGGGGGVPHVEINKMHISQSIEAPLTTKDTAILSGSLSTHNGNGGGNINLALRRVTSAKGWGEVELGAGDTHGPLLGMKIFRNLTPRFFVTAQCGLQFSSRGVRPGVTTVFARHLDKNTMGYLQWRWGIQSSMNTSVVRDTKSSHFTFAAQLGVPHTFIMMSYQYKFQDEDQTKIKGSVKSGFFGTVVEYGAERKISRHSVLGATVSVGVPQGVSLKIKLNRASQTYFFPIHLTDQLLPSAVFYATVGPLVFYLAIQQLVIRPYLRAQKEQDLEKQQESSASNIARKKQEAESAVLLMQESVRRIIEAEESRMGLIVLNAWYGKFVTDNSRRHERAKVIDVTVPLQCLVKDSKLILTEATKSGLPGFYDPCVGEDKSLKVLYQFRGVMHQVLSGDSEPLRIPKQSHRIDADT; encoded by the exons ATGGCGGCTTCCTTGGACGAAGACGAGCTCGGCAGTGATGATTACTATTCCCTGCTCAATGTCAGACGAGAG GCCACGCAGGACGAGCTGAAGGCGGCGTACCGGCGGCTATGCATGCTTTATCATCCGGACAAACACCGGGACCCTGAGCTGAAGAGACAAGCAGAACATCTGTTCAACCTCGTGCACGAAGCTtatgaag TGCTCAGGGATCCACAGTCTCGGGCCATCTATGACATCTATGGCAAGCGAGGACTTGATGTTGAAGGATGGGAG GTGGTGGAGAGGAAACGAACCCCCGCTGAGATCCGAGAGGAGTACGAGCGTCTGCAGAcggagcgagaggagaggaggctgcagcagaggacCAACCCAAAG GGAACCATCAGCGTGGGCATCGATGCCACGGACCTCTTCGACAGATACGAGGAGGACTATGAGGACGccgtcggaggaggagggggcggagtccCGCACGTTGAAATCAACAAAATGCACATATCACAATCTATAGAG GCTCCTCTCACTACAAAAGACACAGCCATTTTGTCTGGCTCCTTGTCAACGCACAATGGAAACGGTGGTGGCAACATTAACTTGGCCTTGAGAAGAGTCACCTCGGCGAAGGGTTGGGGAGAG gTGGAGTTAGGTGCTGGAGACACTCACGGACCTCTATTAGGGATGAAGATATTCCGAAACTTGACGCCGCGATT CTTCGTGACGGCTCAGTGTGGCCTCCAGTTCTCGTCCCGAGGCGTGCGTCCTGGGGTCACCACCGTTTTCGCCCGTCACCTGGACAAGAACACGATGGGTTATCTACAGTGGCGATGGGGGATCCAGTCGTCGATGAACACCAGCGTCGTCCGTGACACCAAGAGCAGCCATTTCACCTTCGCGGCGCAG CTTGGCGTTCCTCACACTTTCATAATGATGAGCTACCAGTACAAGTTCCAAGACGAGGATCAGACAAAGATCAAGGGCTCAGTGAA atcCGGGTTCTTTGGGACGGTGGTGGAGTACGGTGCTGAGAGGAAGATCAGTCGACACAGTGTCCTGGGCGCCACCGTCAGCGTGGGCGTCCCCCAGGGCGTCTCCCTCAAGATCAA ACTGAACCGAGCCAGTCAGACGTATTTCTTCCCCATCCACTTGACCGACCAGCTCCTGCCCAGCGCCGTGTTCTACGCCACAGTCGGACCTCTGGTTTTCTACCTCGCCATCCAGCAGCTGGTCATCAGGCCCTACCTGCGGGCGCAGAAGGAACA AGAcctggagaagcagcaggagagcTCGGCCTCGAACATCGCCAGGAAGAAACAGGAGGCGGAGTCGGCC GTTCTGCTCATGCAGGAGTCTGTGCGCAGGATTATTGAAGCTGAGGAGTCCAGAATGG GCCTCATCGTCCTCAACGCCTGGTACGGTAAGTTTGTGACGGACAACAGCAGAAGACACGAGCGGGCGAAGGTGATCGACGTGACGGTGCCGCTGCAGTGTCTGGTGAAAGACTCCAAACTCATCCTCACCGAGGCCACGAAG TCTGGACTCCCTGGATTCTACGACCCCTGCGTGGGGGAGGACAAGAGCCTGAAGGTGCTGTATCAGTTCCGTGGAGTCATGCACCAGGTCCTGTCGGGAGACTCGGAGCCGCTCAGGATACCAAAGCAAT